tttccttttctttttttcctttttcttttccttcctccttccctccctcagttccttccttcctcccttccttccttccttccttctttccttccttccttccttctttccttccttcctttcttccttccttccttccttccttccttccttccttccttccttctttccttccttctttccttccttccttctttccttccttcctttcttccttccttccttccttccttctttccttccttccttctttccttctttccttccttccttccttccttccttccttccttccttccttccttccttccttccttccttccttccttccttccttccttccttccttccttccttccttccttctttccttccttccttccttccttccttccttccttccttccttccttccttccttccttccttccttccttctttccttccttccttccttccttccttctttccttccttccttccttccttccttccttccttccttccttccttctttccttccttccttcttcccttccttccttcctttttttctttcattcttctctaaCTTTTCCtcaatcctttcttttcttgtaCCTAGCCATTCAGCAAATTCAAATGAGTACTATGAGATCGGAAAAGACTAGAAAATTTCCCATGTATTCTATCATAGGTGTGGAGCAGTGGAACATTTTTAGTTGTATTACAATTAAATAATGTGTAGGGGCTAAAAGTAGATCAATTCGATTATATTAAAAACAGATTATGTTTgtataagaaaaggaaatgcttccagaataaaagagaaagaaagagattaagaATAAAACCTTGATGATAAGTACTTTTGACAAAAATTTGATAGCTAAAATCACTGGGAAATTGATACCAATTTATAAGAGTAAGAACTATTTTCATACACCAGATTAATGGTTAAAGGacatgaataattatttttcaaagaagaaacacAAACAATGTGGAAATTGCAAGGGATGTATTTAGGTTCCGTgtatgaaaaaaatctcaaaaaagcCAACAACTTCCTAACAGAGCTATCCAAAAATGATGTGGACTTTCTTGGGAGATAGTAGATTCCTTGTCCCTGGAGCTATGTAAGTGAAAGCTTACCTATTTGTTAGTAGCCTTTGCATAGGGAATTCTTGTTCAGAGATTCTGTAAGCAACATGGTTCTGATCAGGATAACATAATCAGGTGTTAGGATCTTCAGTAAAGGAGAAGGTTGTTGCTAAATGATTGTGTTTCTGGCATGGATCCAGTGTGGGGAAGAGgaggacaaagaggaggaggaggtattTTCCATTTGTTGGAATCTAGTTGGTATAGCTTCTAATTATAGATTACAGATGAATTCAATTATATCTCAGGAGAAACACAAGGATAGTTGCctcatttcaatttctttctattttatctcaGAAATAGAAAGTCATTTTCTGATAAAACTTTCTTTACCTTCTCAAGAAGCATACCAGATCAGTGATTTTATCAAAATCCTGACTAGAGTCAAAACAAGGAATTCTTGAACATGGGAAAAATTCAGCTGTGGAGGACAGGTGTTCATAGAGGACATTCTATCtcagattgttgttgttgcttatcTTTTGCTCTTGGAGGagaccaatgacatcaagaaAGTGATGTTTTGActggcaagtgaattggatttaagtgaggcaggactGTATAGTCaccattctcattcttttttctggaACCATCTAGGTCCattgacaagatatagatcaagtgtgaaggacaaacaacaatttgtGAGGAGTAGTAGCTGCCCCTCTAGGAGACACAactagtcattttctttttttttaatttaatttttattttattttataattataactttttttgacagtacatatgcatgggtaattttttacaacattatcccttgcatttacttctattcagattttttcccttcctcccccaaccccctcccccagatggcaggcagtcttatacatgttaaatatattacagtatattctagatacaatatatgtgtgtagaaccgaatttcttgttgcacaggaagaattggattcagaaggtaaaaataacagtttacactcatttcccagtgttccttctctgggtgtagttgtttctgtccatcattcatcaattggaattggattagctcttctctatgttgaagaaatccacttccatcagcatacatcctcgtacagtatcattgttgaagtgtataatgatcttctggttctcctcctttcacttagcatcaacaactagtcattttcaattgggcaatgcttctttttcctttcttcttacctCAGATATAGTCTTGCTACAAGAGGGAGCAACCCATTCATAAGACAGGAGCTCTTTGACTaatttttttagatcatgatcCTTTTTGGCAGCCTGGTAATACCAATGGACCCTTttcacataatatttttaaattcataaaacatggctatttccaacaatgagatgattcaggccaattccaatcaatttgtgatggagagagccatcttcatacagaaagaggactatggggactgaatgtggatcacaacagaatatttattgttgtttgcttgctttttttccctctttttttcccgttttgatttgatttttcttgtacagcatgataaatgtggaaatatgtttagaagaattgcacatgttaaatctacattggattacttgcagtctaggAAAGGAAGTTAGgaggaagacaggaagaaaaatttggaacacaagattttgcaagggcaaatgttgaaaactatctttgcatgtattttgaaaaagctattattaaaatattttaaaagaaatgggatgtttagaaaagcaaaaaaattcataaaacaaaatgcataggAATACAAATGAAATCAGTTATTAAAATATGTAGTTTTTCTCTTCCAAGTTTATGAACAtcctaaaatatattcaaaggtCCCTTAAGGGATCCATGAACTTAGGTAAAGAAATTCATGCCCTGGAGAGTTCTAATTGTTCCTAGTCTCTAATATTTTCTTACTCCTTCCCAGTCTCCATGAGTTAAATACAAGAGTAGCTATTCTGATTACTGACCTTCTTAGATATCCAAACTCTATGCAGCTAGAGTAAGAGGAAGGCAGTGGAGGTAGGGGTCAGAGATGGTGACAGACTCCAAGAGAATCTGCTATGACAGAAGCCTGAGGCTGACCAGAGGATAACAGAGTCTGCTCCCACCCTAATGTCCCACCAAATTGACAACCTGATGAAAAATTCTGATCATaatgtttgccttagttcttgCTCTATATGATATTCCCTGTCACTCACTCCACTCTTACTATGCACTCCCCTTTTAGTAAGCACTCACCCAATGCCAATCACTACTAGACTCTGggaatagaaatagtaaatgaaatgTTCCTGCTTTCAGAAATCTTATTGTCTATTAGGAGGAGAGTGATATATATGCACAAAATACCgtagaaacaaaaatatttttgatgaagtGGTAGTATGGGAAGGAGATTAACATGCACAGGAATCAGGATAGGGAACATGTTTAAGGAGGTATCAGCTGAGCTGAGCCTTCAAGGAATTCTAAGAGGCTGGAAGGAGGACACCGGTAGCAGCTTGCACAAAAGCATGAGGCTGGGAGAAAGGATGTTGTCCAACAGAAAATAAGCCTATGTGTCTGAAGAGAGTAATATGGAATTAATGTGAAAACTTGGATGGGAGCTAAACCATGAAGTGTTTTACATGCCAAATAGAGGAGTCTGTATTTTATCCCACAGACAGTAGGGACTATTTAGaatctattgatcagagaattgacATGATTAGACTTGTGCTCTGTGGTTACCAACCTCACAACTATCTGGAAAGGAGAGAGGCTTAAGGTCAGGGAGACCAACTAGGAGTTTATTGCAGAGAATCCAGATGAGAGATGAGGAGAGCTTGTTCTAAGGAAGTAGccatatagatgaaaaaaaagggggaatgaCTGGGAGAAATATTACTGAGCCTCTTATGTCTTTTTTCCTCAGGTGTGATGGAGATCAGCAGGTGCTCAAAAGCCTTTCTCTTCAAATTCCttatctccttcctcctccttgaCATGCCTGCTCAAGTTTCAGGTATGGATggctgttagatttttttttaatagctttcagGACCTTGCCATAAGATCCTAAGGGCTGTGCCTATGGGGATTCTGGCCTCTTCTCTCCTTACAAACCAAGCCATTCCTTCTTTACTGGAGAAACTTACCTCCATATCCACAACCAATCCTTTTCTCCAACCTGACACTATCTCATTGTCCTTATCatcctgtctctttccctccttggactccttccctccttccctctggcATGGAGTTTTGGACTCTGTTCTCCTGTTCCTCTGTATCCTGGAGTCCAGTTCCTCCCATCCTTTTCTGACCCCatgtctctctcttctatctGTCTGAACAGGAGCTTTCTTAGTGTTTGGACCTACAGCACCTCTCCAGGCTTCAGTAGGAGGAGAGGCGATATTATCATGTCATCTGTCCCCCGCTCAAAGTGCCCAGCATATGGAAGTGGTTTGGTCCAAATCCCAGGATATAGTGCATCACTATCAAAGTGAGGAAGATGATTTCACAGACCAGTCACCTAATTACCATGGGAGGACTAAgctgatgaaaaatgccatcacTGCCGGGAATGTTACATTGAGAATAGGGGATGTGAAACCTTCAGATGCGGGACAGTATAAGTGTCATTTTTCTGATTATTCTCATTCAGCAGAAGCATTCATGGAGCTGGAGGTCATAGGTAAGGTCCCAAATTGAAGTTTGTTTTCCTTGGATTTGTTTTAATGTATCAGGAAAAGCATGGCTTGCCCGTTCACTTATTCAACAACAAGTTTACAAGAGACCTCCTCCCTGCCAGACCCTGAGTGAGGTgcagaaaatataatatataataaaatatagccTCAGAGAGGCTACTGTCTGGGAAGGGAGTTCATCATGTACTTAAATATCTTTCACACAAAGCAAAAGTGCCAAGCAAGAAAACTTTTGAAGGAGTAATCCCTTTCATCTAGGcagatcagggaaggcttcaagGAAGACTGGAGGAAGGGAAGTGTTTTTTTTGGGGAGGATATGATATGTCTATAATTCAGCTTAACTGACTGATAGTATCCAGTTCAATGACTCTTACCTTTGATGGCAAattcttctgctcattttgcatacaaggaaactgaggcaaattgaattaagtgacttttccagaatcacacagctagtaagtgactgaggccagatttgaattgaggaagaGCAGTCTTCTTGACTACAGACCTAAAACTGTTTCtgttgtaccatctagctgccccctatgatATGtagtaaacatttagtaaatacttACTGGTTAGATAATAAGCCTTATTCACCAAATTATTTCACActtcaagaaaaggaaaaggaaagccaCTTCATAGGTGATATTGTCAGAAAAAGGAGAATCAATAAATCCATAACAAAAGatgaattttcactttttatagacattattcattcttttttttttttttttttttttttttttttttttttttttaggctggggttaagtgacttgcccagggtcacacagccaggaagtgttaagtgtctgaaaccagatttgaactcgggtcctcctgacttcagggctggtgctctatccactgcgccacctagctgcccctgacatTATTCATTCTTTAGAGACATTTTGGACTTATTCTCTCAATTCACACATGCACAAGAGCTTTGTTGGTTACATCTCTTACTATAAGGACAGAGCACTTCTAGGCCTCTAGGATTGAACTCTCATTGTCGTGTCTTTGTTACACCTGCAATTCATACTTTACCCATAGACCCTCATTCTGCTATCATCAGTGTTCGTGATTTCTACAACAGAAAATACAGAAAGTTTCTATTtagtagaaagaagagaaacaaaagatgaaTTCAGGGAAAGCCTGTATGAGGGCAGCCCCAATTCCACCTGAAGCCTAAGACAGAGTTTGTATTTCAGAGCCACCAAACCTGTTTCAAACCTATCCTATCTGGTGGAGTGTGATTGGCATCCTGGCATTGGTACAGCTCAGCATCCTCTTTTACTACAGCTGGAAAACCTACCAGTACAGAGGTAACTTCTGTTTGGGAAGAAAGGAGATCAGGCAGTTAACCCTTCAAGTAgcatttaagtgtttactatatgctaAATACTGTGCTAATCCCCAGGAATAAAAATCTAAGGACAAAGAAAGGCAATTCCTGCTTTCTAGGAGTTTAttttctaatggggaagaaaattataaaaggaaaataaaaaggcaatTGGGATAAAGGTTGCACAAAGAAAAATCCAGAGTACAGCCTAGAATGAGGCTCTGCTGACCTTTGACCCTTATTAAATGGAGTATGTGGGAAGAATAATCCAATCAGAAGGAGAGGTCACAAGGTTTGGAGTGAGGCTTCAGAATGAAGAATTTGGGTATAGTGATGGAAGTCCAgagtttagcttggagaagaaagagaagagactaagaaaaaatatgaacTCTCATGGTCTTTATCCCAAATACTCTGAAGTTATGCTATAGATTCTCAGGCAATGGGTACTGTGGCCTTCAGACTTTGTCAGGAACTCCAGGGATGCAGAAAAGGAGGCCGAGACTTAGTTGGTCAATCAATTAGCTCTGGAAGCTGCCTTAGGGTCAGTCAGTGAGTGTTCCAGGTAAGGGAAAGAAGGTAGGCAGGACACCCTGAATTTATTGATGCCCCTGGCTGGAGTCAAGTGGTGAGGTGCGTTGATGAGGAGCCCTGGCAAGAAGTCTACTGAAAGATTCTGGGCCTGGCCTTTGTGTTTCAGGGAATTTCCTAGTCCTATGGTCTcataaaatgggagtgataacCCTGGCAGTTTTTTGGTGTTTACTGATGGGCTTCCTCATTTACTACATTGTGAATATGTCTGGCTGTCGAGGTAAGTCCCTACAGCATGTTAGAGGGTCTCTGTCCCTCTGTGGCTCACCAGACCAGGGCTGGCAGAAGGAGCAAAGACAGAGCTTAGATTCCTCACTGGCCCTCCTGAGTTTCACCCTGAAtcttgggaggaggaggaagtgctATGTTCCCCAAATGCTATCACTGGGTTGTATATATGTTGAAAGTGACATTGGGATAGTGACTTTGGTGTAAGGCCCTGGGGTGGGACTCTGCTGTAGTTGTGGATGAGGGAAAGAGGAATCTTTGGTTAGGAGTATGGGTGAATGAGGGAGATGGAAGCTCTGATAGGAGATTTAGGAGGCTGCTGAGTGCTTGGGACTTATTCTGATTTTCAGGCATGGAAGACCTGGAAGAGTGGGTATACAAGGACCGGGTGTATTTGGCACTTTTGACATTCCTTCCTCTACTGCCAACATTCCTGTTTGTTTCTGTTGATTTCTATGGCAAGCGCAAGGCAAAAGGTGATTAGAACCAACCTGGGGATGTACTTGGGTTCAGATTCCCTGAAGAAAGACCACACAGAAATCTGGACAAGCTTCCTTTCCCACAACAGCCCCTTAAACATGGCACCAAAGATCCTTTTAGGCTCAGAGTTCAGGTTCTGGTGAGGCTGGACTTCtgtaatttcccttattcttTAGCAGATTCAAGGATCTAAAGGCTCATAATGAGCTCTAaagtcctctcttctctctcctcccttatcCAAGTCACCAAGCACAGGTCCATATTAAACTTTATAATACAGATATCTGGGATTGAATGTGATACACCATACCAAAACTCCCCCAGTAGCTTAGGCAAGCAGACCCCAGATGCTCTCTAGCCTTCCCCATAGCGCTctatctttaaattctttttttacatattctCACTGCCATCTTCCCTTGCTTTGTCCATTTCTAGAGAAAAGAAACCGAAACCAATCTGGAAACCCAGCAGGTAAGAAATTCTGAGCTCCTATTTCTATCCATCCCAGTCTTATCTTCTGTCCTCCAGTAAGTCAGGGATGTTCTTAAACAGCCaatttttcagaaaaaggaagaagtcaAGCCAGATTTCCAGTCCCTCCAGAGCCTTGGTCCTTTCTCCTATGCTCCCTCTCTCTGACCTTTGCACCACTTGTTGGTATTTCCCAAGGTCAGAGGCCTGCAGAATGCCAGGCCCTTTCTAGAACTAACTCAGGGAACTTTGTCCTTGGCCTAGGAATTCCTTTGCCCATTGTAAATGCCACAGTGAATCCTAATTCAAGCCCAAACTTCATATTGTGCTCCTGCCTTTCCTGTTTCCTTCTAGACCTGAagtccagcattttatccattaaTTCTAGAAGACCTGTTTTCAAATCCTTTCCTCATCATGGTCATGGTACTACTTTAAATGTTACTATACTGTTACATTAATTCATGTTTCCTCTCAGGGATTAGGTTATAGCAACTCAGGGAAATCAAAAAATCTTAGGGACCAGTTTGGAAAACAGGATTCAGGAGAACAGGATTCAGAACCTATCTTCAGAACCAACAGGTTCTCCAGCACCCCCAAGCTATTTTAGAAGCCTCTGACCATTAGGATACTTCCCACCACAAATGTATTCAAAATTCCTCACAAATTTAGCATGGCCCCAAGACACTACATAAAAACTTTAGCCATGAACAATAAGAAATGTTAACAAGAAAGAACAGGGTCATTGCTTCACCTTGGTCCCCTTAGTGATCCACTAGTGGTTTGCATTCCTATGTTTTCtctaaatgattttcaaatctattaCTTCAAATGTAGCCCTATGTGCTCACTGCTGCTGTGACATGGGATTTCTGTTTATTAGTCCTCTGCCTCTTCCCTACAATCCAGCTTACCATGTTCACATTCCCTCCTTCACCTTCCTCCCTAAATCTAATCCTGGGGCTTCTTAGAATGATTGAAGGAGCTTGATTCTTTTATTCACTTCATTTGATGTTTGTTATCCCCTGGCTTACATTACCTTCCTTCTCTGGCTATATTCTCTTATGAATGGCCAAGGCTGACAATCAGACTGAAAGGGGCAGAGATTGGCACTGAGTCTGTCCCAAATCCTATTCTGATGAAGCCCTGCACCTAGCAGCATGTAGGtaggaataaatattttaagttcttATTAAACTGAGTTCTGAGAATACAaattcaaacaaaaagaaaaatgctttctatgctcaagaagcttatattctaatgacaGTATTGTGCATTGCACAATTCTGAAAAGTAAGGTAAGGGGGAAAGTACCTATGTGGCAACATCACATCAAAATCCAGAATATCAGAAACAACAGGAGGTTTATTGGGTTAATTTGTCTGGTGATGGCTAATTCCTTATCTTCACCATACTGACTACTCAGAGCCCAGCATTCTGTGAATATAACTTTGATGACTCTTTTCCAAACATTTTACCTTGTTCTTGGCCCACTGAGCCACACCGGCCATCCTATATTTTCTATATAGATTAGCTAATatctttttggctttctttttcacTCCAAGTGTGTTATTCACAtgacaaaataattctttaaggAGGAAAGTTTGCACTGTGGTTAGGATTCAACTTGTGTGGAAGTTCAGCTCTTAAAAAACTAAAAGAGCTAAAGCTTGACCCTATCACAGATGATTTTACCTAAATGAGCTGACCTTTTAAAATTTGGTTATGTTTTTATGCAGAAGGTATACCACTGCAGGACTctcaagaaagaaacaataaataaggAGCAACAACCGTAAACTATGTGACTTGGCCCTAACATCGAAAAGAAGAGGATTTAGTCTTGTCTCCATCATCCGATCATACACTTCCCTCACTCTCATCCTTCCTTCACATTCACATGCCTTATTAAACAGAGGTTGGATACTGGAGATATTGTAGAAGGGATTCATGTAATTGGGGAATTCCCttgttatctttttctcttgAAATTACTGTGAGTGTGTGGGGGTATGTCTATTTTCATCTGTAGACTTAACGTAACTCTTTTTTATATGTAGGAcccccagaagtgtttctacagATTTAAAATATGTGAAGGTCTGCATAAATGTAAAACCAAAGACTCAAGTCCTTACTCAtgtgtttattttaattaatcaGAGTACAAAATTCAAGGCGAAGGCATTTGGTAAAAGAGTAtgtatgcctaatttctgccagactgttttccagttttcccgacaatttttctttttaccaaaTAATAAAGTCTTCTCCCTAAAACTTAATTCTTTACACTTGTCAAAAACAATTTTACTACAGTCATTTGCTGCTGAAAATTTTATGTCTATTCTGTTCTACTGatcttcctttgtatttcttaaccagtaacaGATACTTTGGATAATTACTACCTAATAGTAATGTTAAGCAaacataacattttttattagttcttttaatatccttgaacttttgttttttaaaatgaattttgttactatttgctacttattcattaaaataaatttttggtaatttaattgagtgatttaatttatattgcatatattaaTCAATATAGGTAAAATTATCATTTGTATTGTATTGGTCTTTCCTACTCAtggacaattaatatttcttcaatctatttaaatctgattttatttgtgtaaaaagttttttttttttttttaatttgttatggCAGGTATACTCCTAGTTATTTAATACTGGTCAGAGTAATTTCTTTACAAATGATCTATTTAAAGAATAATGATTTAAAGACATTATgcttttctttacaaagataatagttatttcaaatagtttatctCTTACCATGCTTTTTTGAAGGTTTTTGTTTGTCACACATGAATACAGATGATTTATGCTACTTTGTTAAAATTATTAGTTGTTTCAACCAAGTTGTAAGTTAAGCCTTTGAGATTTTCTATGTATATTATcttatcatttgcaaaaagagaTGGTTTTATTACCTTGTTTCCTACTATGatgccttctatttctttttcatctcttcttgcTCTTACTAagatttctaatgcaatattgaataatgttAATATCAGTGGGCGTGCTTGATTGTACTGAGAATGCTTGGTGATGATTTTGGACAAATTTATCAATTTAAGGAAGAATACATTTATAtagaagtatttttaatagaaatgagtattGCACTTTagcaaaagctttttctacatttatttataagataatataaatttgttccttttattattgatataatcaattatgcttatagttttctttatgttaaatcatccctgcattcctgatataaatcccacttagtcataatgcataatctttgtaatatattattgCAATCTtttagctagtattttatttatgatttttaaaattcagtttcattaatgaaattggcttataaattttgttatttttactcctttggatttaggtatcagtatcatatttatttcataaaaggagtttggtaggacccTTTTTgtctattattccaaataatttatttaatattggaattagttggtctttaaatgtttgatagaagtcacttgtaaattcatctggtcgtattgcttttttcttagaaaggtCATTTATGCTGTGTTCAATTTCCTTTAATAAGTctatttagatattctattttcctcttcttctaatCTAGGcagtttgtatttttgtaaatattcttccatttcacttaaattgttaaattcaagtatatgattggaaaaaataactccttataattGCTTTGCTCTTATCCTATTTAGTAATATAttcactcatttcatttttaattctagtgatttggttttcttctttcttttttaaaaaaaataatattaaccaATAAATTGCCTCTACCCTTTGACCCAAGAATACCACTACTACttctatttccaaaaataattagagaaaaaagaaaagaacctaagttttctaaaatatttataacacctCTCTTTGTGATTTCAAAGAAGTAGAGATTctagggatgcccattaattgtggaatagctgaataagttgtgttatataATTGTGATGTAATACTTCCAGTAagttcaatgatcttagaaaaaaaattaacttgcaCAAAATAAAAGAGGGCAAGATGAACAAAGCCAAGACAATATTTTGtgcaataataacagcaatattgttttaggaataagaataactttgaataactaagtcattcatataaatttatatcaATACAAATTAATTATAGAGAATCTTTAAAGCAAAACACTGtatctaaagaaagaactgataaatagaaatatatatattgaatgatCTTATATTAATGTGTACAAACACATGTCTTATAGTTGCCACCTTtagaatgggaaggaaggaggaaagaaaaaaagaaaaataaaaaagttacataactctattatatgtttaaaaggaatagcaagttgtacataatagatttgcagtacCATATGCAATCACTTTTTTCCTATTCtcctatattatggaaatgcttgttttatttctaaaattcagaataaaaaattatatatatatatatatatatatatatatatatatatatatatatatatatatacatgtatatatatatatatatatatatatatatatatatatatatatatatatatacatgtgtgtgtgtgtgtgtgtgtgtgtgtgtgtgtgtgtaataagaAAATAGGGATATAATGCCTTACCCCTAAACAACAACCTAGTCTTACTGTATCCATCCCCACTCCTTACACCCTCATAGCATCCTGGAAAGAGTGGATGTGTATGAAGATCATACACAAGAGTACACAAATAGGGTAGATATGTGACCAGGCAAAACTGTTGTTCTGCTAGTCTCAAAGTCCTTACTGGTTTCCTAATTACATTTGACCTCATCTCTGCTGGTTGTCTTAATTGGACATGAGGTCATCAGTCTTCTGTCTATCACCAATTTCTGGGCTTTAAATCTTTAAGTCCATGatgggctaaaaaaaaaagatgaagaccATATTTTTCATTGTAGCCAGAGTCCAAAGACTCCATAGACTTCCCAACTGGAAGGCATGGCTGTGGTTAGTACCTGCAGTCTGAGATACTCTTGAATTTTAATTCCCTGTATCTGATGCTGAATCTTAGTCATTTATATAAGATTTAAAAGTTAGAACTTCAGGAGCTCCTCTCTGTTTTGACATACAGATGAATTTGAAGCAGATCTAAAGCTAAGTGAAGAAGGCAATAttgttttcctcttcctctcaccCCCATTTATCCCTTTATTACATATAGCTGTCAGCAGCAAAATCCTCTGCTTTTGGTGAAAAACATTACttcttgttgttcaattgttcttattctgtgaccccatggaccatcaTACTCCAGGCCCTCCTGTCCTCCACTATTTTTCCCAAGTCTGTTCAAGCTCATGTTCATTGCCTTTAGGAATACTACCTATACATCTCATCCcctgccatctcc
This sequence is a window from Sminthopsis crassicaudata isolate SCR6 chromosome 1, ASM4859323v1, whole genome shotgun sequence. Protein-coding genes within it:
- the LOC141539240 gene encoding myelin-oligodendrocyte glycoprotein-like; amino-acid sequence: MEISRCSKAFLFKFLISFLLLDMPAQVSGAFLVFGPTAPLQASVGGEAILSCHLSPAQSAQHMEVVWSKSQDIVHHYQSEEDDFTDQSPNYHGRTKLMKNAITAGNVTLRIGDVKPSDAGQYKCHFSDYSHSAEAFMELEVIEPPNLFQTYPIWWSVIGILALVQLSILFYYSWKTYQYRGNFLVLWSHKMGVITLAVFWCLLMGFLIYYIVNMSGCRGMEDLEEWVYKDRVYLALLTFLPLLPTFLFVSVDFYGKRKAKEKRNRNQSGNPAEGIPLQDSQERNNK